The sequence CGCGTAGGTTCTCCACTCTTAGGATCAGCTACCATTACGTTAGAAGCATGAATAGACGCTTCTTGAGTAACGATACCACCTTGAGGATTCGCAGGGTTTGGCTTGGTATGCTTCTTTACCATGTTGATTCCTTCAACCAATACACGGTTTTCCTTAGGGAATGCAGCAAGTACGCGGCCTTTTTTACCTTTATCCTTACCAGTGATAACTACAACCGTATCACCTGTTTTAACGTGTAACTTCTTTTGTGACATGAGGGCACCTCCTTGTCAATCGAGATGTGTTAATAATTTTGTTCAACCTATAGCACTTCCGGAGCCAAAGAAACGATCTTCATGAAGTCTTTTTCACGAAGCTCACGAGCAACTGGTCCGAAGATACGAGTTCCACGTGGGGATTTATCATCCTTTACGATAACAGCTGCGTTCTCATCAAACTTGATATAAGAACCGTCGATACGACGAGCACCTGTCTTAGAACGAACGATAACCGCTTTTACTACATCACCCTTTTTGACAACGCCACCGGGTGTAGCGGATTTAACAGAGCAAACGATGATATCGCCGATGTTAGCAGTCTTGCGTCCAGTACCGCCAAGCACTTTGATACACATTAATTCTTTCGCACCAGAGTTGTCAGCAACTTTCAAACGAGATTGTGTTTGGATCATTCTCTAAGTCCCTCCTTTCGGATCTTTAATCTATCCGAACAAGATTAAATAATAACAGCTTTTTCAACGATTTCAACCAAACGGAAACGCTTATCCTTGGATAATGGACGAGTTTCCATGATTTCAACCTTATCGCCGATTTGAGCTTGGTTTGTTTCGTCATGTGCTTTGTACTTTTTAGAGTACTTTACACGCTTCCCGTATAGAGGATGCTTTTTGTAGGTCTCTACCAACACTACGATGGTTTTATCCATCTTATCGCTCACGACTTTACCTACGAGTGTCTTTCGATTGTTACGTTCCACTGTGTAGACCTCCTCTCTTTAATCGATTATCCGATTCCCAATTCGCGTTCGCGAAGGATAGTTTTCGCTTTCGCGATATCCTTACGAACTTTTTGAATGCTAGATGGGTTGTCTAATTGGCCAGTTGCCAATTGGAAGCGGAGGTTGAAAAGCTCTTCTTTCAAAGAAGAAATCTTTTGTTCGATTTCAGCAGTGGTTAGATTACGATATTCTTTAGCTTTCATTTGCTTCACCACCCACTTCTTCGCGCTTTACAAACTTACATTTGATTGGAAGTTTGTGCATAGCCAAACGCATAGCTTCACGTGCTGTTTCTTCAGGAACACCAGCCAATTCGAAAAGTACTTTACCCGGCTTAACGATGGATACCCATTGCTCAGGGGAACCTTTACCGCTACCCATACGTACTTCTAGAGGCTTCTTTGTTACTGGCTTATCAGGGAAAATCTTAATCCAAACCTTACCACCACGTTTGATATAACGAGTCATCGCGATACGCGCAGATTCGATCTGACGGTTGGTGATACGGGAAGTTTCAAGAGCTTGAAGACCGTATTCGCCGAAAGCTACAGTTGTACCACCTTTAGCTTTACCAGCGAAGTTACCTTTAAATTGCTTACGATGTTTTACGCGCTTAGGTACTAACATGATTATTGCGCTCCTTCCTCAGCGTTTTTCTTCGCCTTAGTAGGAAGAACTTCACCGCGATAGATCCATACTTTCACGCCGATACGACCATAGGTAGTGTGCGCTTCCGCAGTACCA is a genomic window of Ammoniphilus sp. CFH 90114 containing:
- the rplX gene encoding 50S ribosomal protein L24, yielding MSQKKLHVKTGDTVVVITGKDKGKKGRVLAAFPKENRVLVEGINMVKKHTKPNPANPQGGIVTQEASIHASNVMVADPKSGEPTRIGYKVLDNGNKVRYAKKSGEVIE
- the rplN gene encoding 50S ribosomal protein L14 encodes the protein MIQTQSRLKVADNSGAKELMCIKVLGGTGRKTANIGDIIVCSVKSATPGGVVKKGDVVKAVIVRSKTGARRIDGSYIKFDENAAVIVKDDKSPRGTRIFGPVARELREKDFMKIVSLAPEVL
- the rpsQ gene encoding 30S ribosomal protein S17; the protein is MERNNRKTLVGKVVSDKMDKTIVVLVETYKKHPLYGKRVKYSKKYKAHDETNQAQIGDKVEIMETRPLSKDKRFRLVEIVEKAVII
- the rpmC gene encoding 50S ribosomal protein L29 codes for the protein MKAKEYRNLTTAEIEQKISSLKEELFNLRFQLATGQLDNPSSIQKVRKDIAKAKTILRERELGIG
- the rplP gene encoding 50S ribosomal protein L16 — encoded protein: MLVPKRVKHRKQFKGNFAGKAKGGTTVAFGEYGLQALETSRITNRQIESARIAMTRYIKRGGKVWIKIFPDKPVTKKPLEVRMGSGKGSPEQWVSIVKPGKVLFELAGVPEETAREAMRLAMHKLPIKCKFVKREEVGGEANES